A portion of the Granulosicoccus antarcticus IMCC3135 genome contains these proteins:
- a CDS encoding PhnE/PtxC family ABC transporter permease: protein MSLNSGIDSRLRSMLLSDPERSTRALLGVGLILLFAASLVGSEFHPATLLNSQSLQSGADFFATFWPPRTDTEFLQRLMRATIVTVSIATVATVLAIVLAAPLAVMVTSRLSISSRGRSMSPVSRICRGTLRGLLLFMRSVPELIWALLFVGITGLGATAGIMGLLITNVGILAKNYAEIMESGEASITGNLLDNGSSRTQTLFYATVPECLPELLSYSIYRWECTLRTSVVLGFVGAGGLGQELLISIRQLSSPEVLSIILVFVVLVYLADTLSGSLRRYLHRHNRQESHISLLSGKRSLLLQRISMAALVLLVLSSFHAVDWQVGQWLKPSSFARTKEFVFGFLPPDTSLGLWQRLATGALETLSMAFAGTALACIVALLISYALFVADQRKQAVGRSLLIVFIRGVQIVLRSIPELVWAMLLIIVAGIGPFTGTLALFLASVGVLSRLYSECLENQDAAALENLLANGSRPIIAPLWSTLIQARSQLLSYSLYRWEHNLRAATLMGIVGAGGVGQELYLRLSVFQFDKVAACILVIVLMVALADSISHFLRHRYAPTV, encoded by the coding sequence ATGAGTCTGAACTCCGGGATTGATAGTCGGCTGCGAAGCATGTTGCTGAGTGATCCTGAGCGAAGCACTCGCGCCTTGTTGGGTGTGGGGCTGATCTTGCTGTTTGCAGCCTCGCTGGTCGGCTCTGAGTTTCATCCTGCAACACTGCTCAATAGTCAGTCACTGCAGTCAGGTGCGGATTTTTTCGCAACCTTCTGGCCACCCAGAACCGATACCGAATTTCTGCAGCGATTGATGCGGGCAACGATCGTGACAGTCTCGATCGCCACGGTCGCCACCGTGCTGGCGATCGTACTGGCAGCCCCGCTAGCCGTGATGGTGACAAGCCGCCTGTCCATCTCAAGCCGGGGTCGGAGCATGAGTCCAGTTTCGCGTATTTGTCGCGGCACACTGCGCGGGCTGTTGCTATTCATGCGCAGTGTCCCGGAGCTTATCTGGGCACTGCTCTTTGTGGGTATTACCGGCCTGGGAGCAACCGCAGGCATCATGGGCTTGCTGATAACCAATGTGGGCATCCTGGCGAAGAACTATGCCGAGATCATGGAGTCGGGTGAGGCCAGTATCACCGGCAACTTGCTGGACAACGGAAGTTCGCGCACCCAGACGCTGTTCTATGCAACCGTGCCCGAATGTCTTCCCGAGTTGTTGTCGTATTCGATCTATCGCTGGGAATGTACGCTGAGAACCTCGGTGGTGCTAGGATTTGTGGGCGCCGGCGGGCTAGGGCAGGAGCTGTTGATATCCATACGCCAATTGTCCTCCCCGGAGGTTTTGAGCATCATTCTGGTGTTCGTCGTGCTGGTTTACCTGGCCGACACCCTCAGCGGCTCTTTGCGTCGCTATCTGCACCGGCACAACAGACAAGAGAGTCATATAAGCCTTCTATCTGGAAAGCGCTCCCTGTTGTTGCAGCGAATCAGCATGGCTGCCTTGGTATTGCTGGTGCTCAGTAGTTTTCATGCGGTGGACTGGCAGGTCGGCCAATGGTTGAAGCCATCCAGCTTTGCGCGAACCAAGGAGTTCGTCTTTGGCTTTTTGCCACCCGATACCTCGCTGGGATTATGGCAACGCCTGGCAACAGGCGCCCTGGAAACCCTGAGCATGGCCTTTGCAGGTACAGCACTGGCTTGTATTGTGGCTCTACTGATCAGCTATGCCTTGTTCGTGGCAGATCAGAGAAAACAGGCCGTTGGCCGTAGCCTCTTGATCGTCTTCATACGCGGTGTACAGATCGTACTGCGCTCGATTCCCGAGCTGGTCTGGGCCATGCTGCTGATCATCGTGGCAGGTATCGGTCCGTTTACCGGCACGCTAGCCCTGTTTCTGGCCAGTGTCGGTGTGTTGTCCCGGCTCTATAGTGAGTGTCTTGAAAATCAGGATGCGGCGGCACTGGAAAATCTGCTCGCCAATGGCAGTCGACCCATCATTGCCCCCCTGTGGAGTACGTTGATACAAGCTCGCAGTCAATTGCTCAGCTATTCTCTTTATCGCTGGGAGCACAACTTGCGCGCCGCCACATTAATGGGCATTGTCGGTGCCGGTGGTGTCGGGCAGGAATTGTATCTGCGACTCAGTGTTTTCCAGTTTGACAAGGTGGCGGCGTGCATTCTGGTGATTGTGCTGATGGTGGCACTGGCGGACAGCATCAGCCACTTTCTGCGACATCGATACGCACCGACTGTTTGA
- a CDS encoding phosphonate ABC transporter ATP-binding protein produces MSLRLGQVGVTYNDGTPALDDICLTIDRQEQVALIGPSGSGKSSLLRIMSMALAPSTGSVALDEQDPWQQKTARLQRMRGKIHLCPQSAPLPARQRVALAVLSGLLPTRSLAFALRSLMFPARADVELAHGFLSSLDVEQHLWRPVETLSGGQKQRVAIARAMACEAEYLFVDEPLSALDPSSSELCLSTLLNHVTQNSQSIVCSLHQVELARSHLSRIIGLRQGRVLFDLPAEDVDEPMIESLYRGYESELRD; encoded by the coding sequence TTGAGCCTCAGACTGGGTCAGGTTGGTGTCACCTACAATGACGGGACACCGGCACTGGATGACATCTGCCTGACCATTGATCGCCAGGAGCAGGTGGCTCTGATCGGCCCCAGTGGTTCTGGCAAGAGCTCCTTGTTGCGGATCATGAGCATGGCGCTTGCACCGTCAACCGGTAGCGTGGCGCTCGACGAGCAGGATCCCTGGCAGCAGAAAACCGCCCGTTTGCAACGGATGCGCGGCAAGATTCATCTCTGCCCGCAATCGGCGCCTCTACCAGCTAGGCAACGAGTCGCACTGGCGGTCTTGTCCGGACTATTGCCAACACGTTCGTTGGCATTTGCTTTGCGCTCGCTGATGTTCCCAGCCCGCGCAGATGTCGAGCTGGCGCATGGTTTTCTGTCAAGCCTTGATGTTGAGCAGCACTTGTGGCGACCTGTTGAGACCTTGTCCGGTGGACAAAAGCAACGGGTTGCCATTGCTCGGGCCATGGCTTGTGAAGCCGAATATCTGTTCGTCGATGAACCACTGTCAGCGCTGGACCCTTCCAGCTCCGAGCTGTGTCTGAGTACTTTGCTGAATCATGTGACTCAAAACAGCCAGTCCATTGTGTGCTCTTTGCATCAGGTCGAACTGGCGCGTAGTCATTTGTCTCGCATCATCGGTTTACGGCAGGGCCGAGTGCTGTTTGATCTGCCAGCAGAGGATGTCGATGAGCCGATGATCGAGTCCCTGTACCGAGGCTATGAGTCTGAACTCCGGGATTGA
- a CDS encoding putative selenate ABC transporter substrate-binding protein: MTRSTSVVVQRLCSAVSPGARSQRFTRFLACATLLTFSIIGGQSHADTQNTFRISAIPDEAPTELIRKFEPLADYLSQVLEMPVSFVPVTDYAAAVEALVSEQIDMAWLGGFTYVQAAQRSDGKVEPIVQRAEDERFQSVFITQTDSAIQSIADLKGVSFSFGSPSSTSGHLMPRHYLSSEGIDVDNDLSIAFSGAHDATAFSVAGGRVAAGALNIKVWEKLVEEGKVDTDKLRVFYTTPEYHDYNWTIRPALSSDIRGKLIDAFIALDPENESDRIILDLQRATRFVPTEASFYDGIKRAAIAAELLGSN, from the coding sequence ATGACACGATCTACATCGGTTGTTGTACAGCGCCTGTGCTCGGCAGTAAGCCCTGGAGCCAGATCTCAGAGATTTACCCGATTTCTGGCCTGCGCTACTTTGCTGACATTCAGCATTATTGGCGGGCAATCCCACGCTGATACACAGAATACATTCCGCATCAGCGCGATCCCGGATGAGGCCCCGACAGAACTGATACGCAAGTTCGAACCGTTGGCGGACTATCTGTCGCAGGTTCTGGAAATGCCGGTCTCTTTTGTGCCTGTAACCGATTACGCGGCAGCCGTTGAAGCTCTGGTCAGCGAACAGATCGATATGGCCTGGCTGGGTGGTTTCACTTACGTGCAAGCGGCGCAGCGATCCGATGGCAAAGTAGAGCCTATTGTCCAACGAGCGGAAGACGAGCGTTTTCAGTCGGTTTTCATTACACAGACTGATTCAGCCATCCAGTCGATCGCCGATTTGAAAGGCGTCAGCTTCTCGTTTGGTTCACCTTCATCCACATCAGGCCATCTGATGCCCAGACATTATCTGAGCAGCGAGGGAATCGATGTCGACAATGATCTGTCCATTGCATTTTCAGGTGCTCACGATGCAACGGCCTTTTCGGTTGCAGGTGGTCGGGTTGCTGCAGGCGCCCTGAATATCAAGGTGTGGGAGAAGCTTGTCGAGGAAGGTAAAGTCGATACTGACAAGCTTCGGGTGTTCTACACCACGCCTGAATATCATGATTACAACTGGACTATCAGGCCGGCTCTGTCTTCTGATATTCGTGGCAAGCTCATTGATGCCTTTATTGCGCTGGATCCTGAGAACGAGTCAGACCGAATCATCCTGGATCTGCAACGAGCCACGCGTTTCGTGCCCACCGAGGCAAGTTTCTATGACGGCATCAAGCGCGCCGCAATAGCGGCTGAGCTACTGGGCAGCAACTAG
- a CDS encoding MAPEG family protein: MSIVHIVAVLAILQFILFSVLVGKARETHGVKAPAVTGNEQFERVYRVQMNTLEQLVCFLPALFMASYYWSPSLVSLIGCVYLIGRFLYSNAYVADPAKRGLGFILTFLPTVILLLSTLVGALMAAFGDSAP; this comes from the coding sequence ATGAGTATTGTTCATATCGTGGCTGTTCTTGCCATCCTGCAGTTCATACTTTTCTCTGTATTGGTAGGTAAGGCTCGAGAGACTCATGGCGTCAAAGCGCCTGCTGTCACGGGTAATGAGCAGTTTGAACGGGTCTACCGTGTTCAGATGAATACGCTGGAACAGCTGGTCTGCTTTCTGCCGGCGTTGTTCATGGCGTCATACTATTGGTCTCCTTCGCTGGTATCACTGATCGGGTGCGTCTATCTGATCGGGCGTTTCCTCTACTCGAACGCCTATGTGGCAGACCCGGCCAAACGTGGATTGGGCTTCATACTGACTTTCCTGCCCACTGTTATCTTGTTGCTGTCGACTCTGGTCGGAGCACTCATGGCAGCATTTGGTGATAGCGCACCGTAG
- a CDS encoding GNAT family N-acetyltransferase translates to MANIIIRPAMLEDAEQIHEFIIDLASFEKSRAEVKSTIGDVRKSLFSDDCKAYALIAERRTAAVGMAVYFFNYSTWLGRNGLYLEDLYVSQGYRGLGVGKMLMSHLAAIAMQNSCHRMEWSVLKWNQQAIDVYNSMDAERQNEWVGYRLSGDALKRLAQFSTDN, encoded by the coding sequence ATGGCCAACATCATCATACGACCGGCGATGCTTGAAGATGCTGAGCAGATACATGAATTCATCATCGATCTTGCCAGTTTTGAAAAATCCAGGGCAGAAGTAAAGTCGACGATAGGGGATGTCAGAAAATCTCTTTTTTCAGATGACTGTAAGGCTTATGCGCTCATTGCCGAAAGGCGCACGGCTGCCGTTGGCATGGCTGTGTACTTCTTCAACTACTCAACCTGGTTAGGTCGCAACGGACTGTATCTGGAAGATCTTTATGTCTCACAGGGATATCGTGGTCTTGGGGTCGGCAAAATGCTCATGAGCCATCTGGCCGCTATCGCGATGCAGAATAGCTGTCACCGGATGGAGTGGAGCGTACTCAAATGGAATCAGCAAGCAATAGACGTGTATAACTCCATGGATGCCGAGCGCCAGAATGAGTGGGTCGGCTATCGTTTGAGCGGTGATGCCTTGAAGCGGCTTGCCCAATTTTCAACTGATAACTAA
- the nhaC gene encoding Na+/H+ antiporter NhaC: MQSEQREHALPSLGLALLPILLTLIVLGVQLFYFGDFTPHIPLAIGLAITGLVGMKLGYKWPSIEQGIFHVIHVALPSVSVLIAVGMIIGVWISSGTVPTLIYYGLKLLTPEIFLAAAMALCAVVSVSLGTSWGTSGTVGLALMGIGAGFGIPMYWTAGAVVSGAFFGDKISPLSDTTNLAPAVTGVDLFDHIRNMMPTTVPAMLVALGIYAYAGYAWIDPSATSFEKIDTITTALQASFWISPWLLLPALLVIGLAIAKKPPIPSLFAGVLLGGLMAIIFQGVGLHDVFSYANSGYSIETGVTEIDTLLNRGGIQSMMWVISLVLIALGFGGALERIGCLEAIINAILTRVRTFAGVQTAAIGTSFATNLVAGDPYLSIALPGRMYAPAYRGMGYSTLNLSRAVEEGGTLMSPLIPWNAGGAFVITALGLGISDGQVENLLYIPLSFACWLSPVFGILYAYTGLFSPKASEAEIQKWVDSGEAIKDMSKIGFPDPLKGHDLEATMPPPAAVS; the protein is encoded by the coding sequence ATGCAGAGCGAACAACGGGAGCACGCACTACCCTCACTGGGTCTTGCGTTACTGCCAATCTTGCTGACGCTGATCGTACTCGGCGTACAGTTATTCTATTTTGGCGATTTTACCCCGCATATACCTTTGGCTATCGGCCTTGCGATAACGGGTCTGGTCGGCATGAAACTCGGTTACAAATGGCCGAGCATTGAACAGGGCATCTTCCATGTTATCCATGTAGCACTGCCCTCAGTCTCGGTGTTGATCGCCGTGGGCATGATCATCGGTGTGTGGATTTCCAGTGGCACAGTGCCCACACTGATCTACTACGGTTTGAAGCTTCTCACCCCTGAAATATTTCTGGCAGCCGCGATGGCACTGTGTGCCGTTGTCTCCGTCTCGCTGGGAACCTCCTGGGGTACGTCGGGTACGGTGGGCCTGGCCCTGATGGGCATCGGTGCAGGTTTCGGTATTCCGATGTACTGGACGGCAGGTGCCGTTGTTTCGGGGGCCTTTTTTGGGGACAAGATCTCACCGCTATCGGATACGACAAATCTGGCACCGGCGGTCACCGGAGTCGATCTGTTTGACCATATTCGTAACATGATGCCAACCACCGTACCGGCTATGCTCGTGGCCCTCGGTATCTACGCCTACGCAGGCTATGCCTGGATTGACCCCAGTGCTACCTCGTTCGAAAAAATCGATACGATCACCACAGCACTGCAGGCAAGTTTCTGGATTTCGCCCTGGTTGCTGCTTCCGGCATTGCTGGTCATCGGTCTTGCGATCGCCAAGAAGCCCCCCATTCCTTCTCTGTTTGCCGGTGTCCTGTTGGGAGGTTTGATGGCCATCATATTTCAGGGCGTCGGTTTGCATGACGTATTCAGTTATGCAAACAGTGGTTATTCGATCGAGACGGGTGTGACAGAAATCGATACCTTGCTGAATCGCGGTGGCATTCAATCGATGATGTGGGTTATCTCACTGGTCTTGATTGCACTGGGTTTTGGTGGCGCACTGGAGCGTATAGGTTGTCTTGAAGCCATCATCAATGCCATTCTTACTCGTGTGCGTACATTCGCAGGCGTGCAGACTGCCGCTATCGGCACCTCATTCGCCACCAATCTTGTCGCCGGCGACCCCTACCTGTCCATTGCATTGCCAGGGCGTATGTATGCTCCTGCGTACCGGGGAATGGGTTATTCCACACTGAACCTGAGTCGTGCGGTTGAAGAAGGTGGCACGCTGATGTCTCCACTGATTCCGTGGAATGCCGGTGGTGCTTTTGTAATCACCGCACTGGGACTTGGAATTTCAGATGGACAGGTCGAGAACCTGTTGTACATTCCACTCTCTTTTGCCTGCTGGTTGTCCCCCGTATTCGGTATTCTCTACGCGTATACCGGTTTGTTCTCCCCCAAGGCGAGCGAAGCCGAGATACAGAAATGGGTGGACAGTGGCGAGGCGATCAAGGATATGAGTAAAATCGGTTTCCCGGACCCGCTGAAGGGGCATGATCTGGAGGCCACAATGCCACCGCCAGCAGCTGTGAGCTAA
- the glyA gene encoding serine hydroxymethyltransferase: MSDLINTQTISDTAIADAIALELERQRNTIELIASENIVSTDVLLAQGSVLTNKYAEGYPGRRYYGGCEHVDTVETIAIERAKELFGAKFANVQPHSGAQANQAVFLALLAPGDRIMGMSLAHGGHLTHGSPVTMSGKWFDVVSYEVRESDQLIDMEQVRKVALETRPKLIIAGASAYPRAIDFAGFREIADEVGAYLMVDMAHYAGLIASGLYPDPLPHAHVVTTTVHKTLRGPRGGMILCNDEALAKKFNSAVFPGNQGGPLMHVIAAKAVALGEALQPAFKLYSQQVLTNARALSEVLQQGGLDIVSGGTDTHLVLVDLRPKGVNGRDAEQALERAGLTCNKNSIPFDPEKPFVTSGVRLGTAACTTRGFGESEFRQVGELVLEVVQALSQTEGEGDAAIEARVLSQVQHLCAAHPLYV; the protein is encoded by the coding sequence ATGTCTGATCTGATTAATACACAAACTATCAGCGATACTGCCATCGCCGATGCTATTGCCCTGGAACTGGAGCGACAGCGCAATACGATCGAACTGATCGCCTCGGAGAATATCGTCTCCACAGATGTGTTGCTGGCACAGGGCTCGGTACTGACCAACAAGTATGCTGAGGGATATCCCGGTCGTCGTTACTACGGTGGGTGTGAGCATGTCGATACGGTAGAAACCATTGCCATCGAGCGTGCCAAAGAGCTTTTCGGTGCAAAGTTTGCCAATGTACAGCCACACTCGGGAGCCCAGGCCAATCAGGCGGTCTTTCTGGCACTGCTGGCACCTGGCGATCGCATCATGGGTATGTCTCTGGCACATGGCGGACATCTGACTCATGGTTCACCTGTCACCATGTCTGGCAAATGGTTCGATGTCGTCAGCTATGAAGTGCGCGAATCGGATCAGCTCATCGACATGGAGCAGGTTCGCAAAGTGGCTCTGGAAACCCGTCCGAAGCTGATCATCGCGGGTGCTTCAGCTTATCCTCGAGCGATTGATTTTGCAGGCTTCCGGGAAATAGCCGATGAAGTGGGTGCCTATCTGATGGTGGATATGGCGCACTATGCGGGTCTGATTGCCTCAGGCCTTTATCCTGACCCACTACCGCATGCGCATGTAGTGACCACCACGGTACACAAAACGCTGCGCGGTCCTCGCGGCGGCATGATTCTGTGTAACGACGAGGCGCTGGCAAAGAAATTCAATTCTGCTGTGTTTCCAGGTAATCAGGGTGGGCCACTGATGCATGTCATTGCGGCAAAGGCTGTGGCATTGGGGGAGGCGTTGCAACCGGCGTTCAAGCTGTATAGCCAGCAGGTGTTGACCAATGCCAGAGCATTGTCCGAGGTCTTGCAACAGGGTGGTCTTGATATTGTCTCCGGCGGTACGGATACACACCTGGTGCTGGTTGATCTGCGGCCCAAAGGGGTCAATGGACGTGATGCCGAACAGGCGCTTGAGCGGGCGGGTCTGACGTGTAACAAGAATTCAATCCCATTTGATCCGGAGAAGCCGTTCGTGACCTCTGGGGTGCGCCTGGGCACAGCAGCCTGCACCACGCGAGGCTTTGGTGAGAGCGAATTTCGACAAGTGGGTGAGTTGGTGCTCGAAGTGGTTCAAGCCTTGTCGCAGACAGAGGGTGAGGGTGATGCCGCTATTGAAGCACGAGTGCTGAGTCAGGTTCAGCACCTGTGTGCTGCACATCCGCTGTACGTATAA
- a CDS encoding LysR family transcriptional regulator — protein sequence MTQLPLNALRVFEAAARNNSFRAAADELCVSQPAVSLQIKNLEDWLNAPLYDRTDNRPRLLPHGEVLARALTVSLADIEGSCRRARRHSESQTLVIAAIPSVAICWLIPRLSSFRALHPELNVRIIYAIHGQEIDFGDVDLAFVFDNSLPSRAGAHTHTFLPGISAPVCSPAVRETMSGERLPEGIALAGFLHEHDHTGWARWFARADCGSAPSLSGPVFEDFNLLRAAALAGQGVALCPLAIIREDLQSGNLVQLSDITVNKDYIYYLLEHAFCDETTRQATQAFRSWLFDTRDKEFAATSFGLASEAIDGTKNADRS from the coding sequence ATGACTCAACTACCGCTGAACGCGCTGCGAGTATTCGAAGCTGCCGCACGCAACAACAGTTTCAGAGCCGCAGCAGACGAGCTCTGCGTATCACAGCCGGCAGTCAGCCTGCAAATCAAGAATCTGGAGGACTGGCTCAATGCCCCACTGTACGATCGCACAGACAATCGTCCGCGCCTGCTCCCCCATGGCGAAGTACTAGCCCGAGCACTGACGGTTTCACTGGCCGACATCGAGGGATCCTGTCGTCGGGCACGCCGTCATTCGGAGTCGCAAACCCTGGTTATCGCAGCCATTCCCTCGGTGGCGATCTGCTGGCTGATTCCGCGCTTGTCCAGTTTTCGCGCACTGCACCCCGAGCTCAATGTCAGGATTATCTACGCCATTCACGGACAGGAAATTGATTTTGGCGATGTGGATCTTGCCTTTGTTTTCGACAACTCACTGCCTAGTCGAGCAGGTGCGCATACCCACACCTTTCTTCCCGGCATCAGTGCGCCGGTCTGCAGTCCTGCTGTGCGCGAGACCATGAGCGGAGAGCGGCTACCTGAAGGCATCGCACTTGCCGGCTTTTTGCATGAACACGATCACACCGGTTGGGCTCGATGGTTTGCACGTGCCGATTGCGGTTCAGCACCATCGCTGTCAGGGCCTGTATTCGAAGATTTCAACCTGTTGCGTGCGGCAGCGCTCGCCGGCCAGGGGGTTGCACTTTGTCCGTTAGCCATCATCCGGGAAGACCTGCAATCGGGAAATCTTGTCCAGTTATCAGACATCACAGTCAACAAAGACTACATCTACTACTTGCTTGAACATGCCTTCTGCGACGAGACCACGAGGCAGGCCACCCAAGCCTTCAGATCTTGGCTGTTCGACACACGCGACAAGGAATTTGCCGCAACCAGTTTCGGCCTTGCTTCAGAGGCGATTGACGGCACAAAAAACGCGGATCGAAGCTGA
- a CDS encoding adenylate/guanylate cyclase domain-containing protein has translation MSSQTLTVLFADLAGSTRLYQTKGDVEAHQQVSDSLRYMRAIVERHQGTLLRTIGDAILASFSHPDLAYLASIDIQREHQNLDLSVRVGFHHGEVIPDTGDIYGNAVNLAARVAAYAEADEICITEEAVAQLSLPHRSSALFLDRVDFKGMSSPMPVYRIHWNNDSAETGIITAVGRTQHYQTNPVLDLLIGERRIRIDEGNSVLTFGRAVDNDVVIDIESASRNHARIELVRGRCLIHDSSTNGTYIIRGGLSSEFIRRESASLDNFGSIGLGFSPERGSLHAIEYRITTVAT, from the coding sequence ATGAGCTCACAGACCCTGACCGTGTTATTTGCAGACCTTGCAGGTAGCACGCGTTTGTACCAGACAAAAGGTGATGTAGAAGCCCACCAACAGGTGAGTGATTCGTTGAGGTATATGCGCGCGATTGTTGAGCGTCATCAGGGAACGTTATTGCGAACGATAGGCGATGCGATACTGGCCAGCTTCTCGCACCCGGATTTGGCGTACCTGGCATCCATCGATATCCAGAGGGAGCATCAGAATCTGGATCTGTCAGTCCGAGTCGGGTTTCACCACGGTGAGGTCATCCCCGATACCGGTGATATCTATGGCAATGCTGTGAACCTGGCGGCACGCGTAGCAGCATATGCTGAAGCGGATGAAATCTGCATAACGGAAGAGGCCGTGGCGCAATTGTCACTACCGCATCGCTCAAGTGCATTGTTCCTTGATCGTGTGGACTTCAAAGGAATGAGTTCACCCATGCCGGTGTATCGGATTCATTGGAATAACGACAGTGCAGAGACCGGTATCATCACGGCAGTCGGTCGCACTCAGCATTATCAGACCAACCCGGTACTTGATCTACTGATAGGTGAGCGGCGCATCCGCATCGATGAGGGCAATTCGGTGCTTACATTTGGGCGCGCCGTTGACAATGATGTCGTCATCGATATCGAATCAGCATCACGTAATCATGCCAGGATCGAACTTGTCAGGGGGCGGTGTCTGATCCATGATTCAAGCACCAATGGAACCTATATTATTCGAGGCGGGCTCTCGTCTGAATTCATTCGTCGTGAATCTGCATCGTTGGACAATTTTGGCAGTATCGGATTGGGCTTCAGTCCAGAGCGAGGCTCATTGCATGCTATCGAGTATCGAATAACCACTGTCGCCACGTGA